A window of the Vespula vulgaris chromosome 6, iyVesVulg1.1, whole genome shotgun sequence genome harbors these coding sequences:
- the LOC127064859 gene encoding uncharacterized protein LOC127064859: MYIYIYTYIHIYISHEFIRYLSYSTREYRYYYTFSFNSLVNQKERERERERGREREKDRGYVCTKSACESRAGCTREVTCRPDPHSDAPLRFPLYYSSSTLLFLSPSPLLSFSLSLIPRTHAREKPSGVLRSAAAGDYYSRVRSSTGVRSSAVWSLLFVLFNSHGCREIVPSVPAPGHSVIDATLFFATNGFHRISLSLSLSPPSSLFIFPLSSLTRTLQLALMYIIYNSLCMYYTYNVYIYRKDDSHTTRSFVRSLARSLTRPPIYGRISKRATRTRITSKIERDRDTGRGRTRSSSFVSKNGNAPRQATRSADRWFARSLVRSNFGHFRSSSVPHSRPSLALRHRRVDSLPAYRSALPCSTPPFPICLSTSLFLSLFTGGKGYTNDDDDDDDDDEDDEEIAPLFFATKYIFFLSQRRLFFSSLTLLFTFLLLLLLLLLLFPYPPIPPFYVSSFISFPRKAAQRQYASADSRSHCLRPSRDRY, translated from the coding sequence atgtatatatatatatacacatatatacacatttatatatctcacgaatttattcgatatttatcatattcGACGCGCGAATAccgatattattatacattttcctTCAACTCCCTCGTgaatcaaaaagagagagagagagagagagagagagggagagagagagagaaagatagaggctATGTGTGTACGAAGAGCGCGTGCGAATCCCGGGCCGGATGTACGCGCGAAGTAACGTGTCGCCCTGATCCCCACTCCGACGCTCCTCTCCGTTTCCCCCTCTACTACTCTAGCTCGActctcctctttttatctccctctcccttgctctctttctcgctctcgctcATACCGCGTACGCACGCTCGAGAGAAACCGAGCGGTGTACTTCGATCGGCCGCCGCGGGGGACTACTACAGCCGCGTTCGCTCTTCTACGGGGGTGCGGAGCAGTGCGGTGTGGAGCCTTCTCTTCGTCCTATTTAACTCTCACGGTTGTAGAGAGATCGTTCCGTCGGTTCCAGCACCAGGACACTCCGTAATCGACGCAACATTGTTTTTTGCTACCAACGGCTTCCaccgtatctctctctctctctctctctctcccccctcctctctctttatcttccctctctcttccttaaCGAGAACGTTACAGCTGGCTCttatgtatatcatatataattctCTTTGTATGTACTACACATACAACGTGTATATCTACAGGAAGGACGACTCGCATACcactcgctcgttcgttcgttcgctcgctcgctcgcttactCGGCCTCCGATCTATGGCCGTATTTCGAAGCGAGCGACGAGGACGCGGATAAcgagtaagatagaaagagacagagatacagGCAGAGGTCGAACACGAAGCAGctcgttcgtttcgaaaaaCGGGAACGCGCCACGGCAGGCAACGCGCAGTGCCGATCGCtggttcgctcgctcgctcgttcgttccaACTTCGGACATTTTCGGTCGTCTTCGGTCCCCCACTCTCGTCCGTCGCTCGCTCTCCGGCATCGACGAGTCGACTCTCTCCCCGCATATCGCTCTGCACTCCCTTGCAGCACGCCCCCTTTtcctatctgtctatctacctctctctttctctctctttttactggCGGAAAAGGATATacaaacgacgacgacgacgacgatgatgatgacgaggATGACGAAGAGATCGCACCTTTATTTTTCgctacgaaatatatattcttcttatcgCAACGTCGACTCTTTTTCTCATCGCTAACCTTACTTTtcacctttcttcttcttcttcttc
- the LOC127064860 gene encoding uncharacterized protein LOC127064860, with protein sequence MASVKDTATFFAEGTANQFEHVLKLYPQALRLKADRKTKKPEELIKLDNWYQNELPKKIKSRGKDAHLNHEELVQAMKWKQTRGKYYPQLSYLIKVNTPRAVMAETKKAFKKLPNLEQAITALSNLKGVGTTMASALLAAASPESAPFMADECLMAIPEIEGIDYTTKEYLNFVQHIQNTVERLNKQTSNGKSWSPHRVELALWTHYVASELKPELLDGIPGSTENGNSHPSSNGEATEPSDDSNQEGAVVVVANGKEPGSIDPAAIDENSTTTSFTEDSMDKPATPITVAVPSEDTNDSLATNENDDSNNTPRLTDSEDTEDSQDVQEPPTKKSKK encoded by the exons ATGGCTTCCGTGAAAGACACAGCAACTTTCTTTGCGGAGGGCACGGCAAATCAGTTCGAGCACGTATTGAAACTCTATCCGCAGGCGCTTAGACTTAAGGCCGATCGTAAGACGAAAAAGCCTGAGGAACTGATCAAGTTGGATAACTG GTATCAAAATGAACTTCCGAAGAAGATCAAGTCACGTGGTAAGGACGCTCATCTCAATCACGAGGAATTGGTTCAAGCGATGAAATGGAAACAAACA CGCGGAAAGTATTATCCACAGCTTTCCTACCTGATCAAAGTGAACACACCACGCGCCGTAATGGCGGAGACAAAGAAGGCATTCAAAAAACTTCCGAATTTGGAACAGGCGATTACCGCTTTGTCGAATTTGAAAGGTGTCGGTACTACGATGGCATCGGCGTTACTTGCTGCAGCATCACCGGAAAGTGCGCCCTTCATGGCGGACGAGTGTCTTATGGCGATACCCGAGATCGAGGGTATAGATTATACCACCAAGGAATACCTCAACTTTGTCCAGCACATTCAGAACACCGTCGAGAGGTTGAACAAACAGA CGTCAAATGGTAAATCATGGAGCCCTCACAGGGTGGAACTGGCACTTTGGACCCATTACGTTGCGTCCGAATTAAAACCAGAGTTGTTGGACGGTATACCGGGTTCCACGGAAAACGGTAATTCGCATCCGTCTAGCAACGGCGAAGCGACGGAACCATCGGACGACAGCAATCAAGAGGGTGCCGTGGTAGTGGTTGCGAACGGCAAAGAGCCAGGCAGCATCGACCCGGCGGCCATTGACGAAAACAGCACGACCACGTCCTTCACTGAGGATTCTATGGATAAACCTGCCACTCCCATAACCGTAGCTGTTCCAAGCGAGGATACGAACGATTCTCTCGCTACGAATGAAAACGATGATAGTAACAATACGCCACGGTTAACGGACAGCGAGGACACCGAGGACTCGCAAGACGTTCAGGAGCCGCCCACTAAGAAGAGTAAGAAGTGA